The nucleotide sequence GCTAGAGCATCCTGAGGATAGAGTAGTTCTGAATCCTTAAGAATCGCTCTCATAAAAATATATTCAAAAAACTACATAATATCTTTACTTACATAACGATTAATGCGGCTTTTTTCAACTCGTCCAATACAGTTAAAATTGGCTCTCGAACTTGATCAGACGGAAGATTTGTATCATTACTCGCTCTGTCAACAATCTCGGTCACAGTTCGATTACCATCACATAATTCCCAAACATAATAAGCTATAGGTGCAAGCTCATAAACCTTTTCTTCGGATAACTTTATCACGTAACCTTCTTCTTCTCCACTTTTAGTTACATCAATCAGTTCTCCTACCTTTTGCGGCTTAAGATCTTTTACTTCATCAAAATTCATTCATCTTCCTCTCCTTCGCTCTCTCTCCTCGGCCTAAATCCACCTCTTCTTCCTCCGAATCTTCTGCCTCCTCTTCCTCCTCCTCTGTATTCTCCTGCAGAAGGTGTTGTTTCAGGTATGGATTCAGCTTCGGGTATATTGTTATCCTCAGCCTCAGAAACATTAGATTTGCTTCCCGCATTTAACTGTACTTTACCCTTATAAGCCGTAGTCCATGCATTTGCAATTTTTATCACAGAACCAGATTTAATAGTTCCAGCAAGATTTCCCCATAAAGTTAGTTTTATTCTACCTGTTTCATCTCCAACAACTGCTTCGCTTATGGTTCTTGTCCCATTCTTTGTTTGTATAACTCTTGGCTCGCTTGCTTCTATTACTCTAACAGTTATATTTACGTTTTCCATTCCAGGTTTTAAACTATTTACCTTGTCTACCATTTATTCTCGACTCACGAATTTTGTAAATAATATCTCTCTATTCAGGTATAAAAATCTGTGTTATAATCCTATTGAGAGTTACTAACATTTGTTTTTAAGCTAGTAGATTATAAGATTAAATTGGGATAGTCTGTGAGTAATAATGTTAATGCCAATCATCTATTAGATTATCCAAAGAAATTTTTAGAAATGTTATCTGCCCCATTTGTAGGCAGAGAAGAGGAAGCAAGAGTATTAACGTTAGCATTACTCTCCAAAGAGCACGTAATACTAATTGGTGAGCCAGGAACTGCCAAATCAGCTTTAGCTAGAAGAGCTGCAGATCTAATGAGTGCAAAATTCTTCATGTATTTGTTAACCAAGTATACCGAGCCTGCAGAATTATTCGGAGCATTAGATGTAAATGCACTGAAGCAAGGCATATACAAAAGGATTACCAAGGACAGATTACCAGAATCAGAAATTGCCTTCCTCGATGAGATTTTTAATGCAAATTCTGCTATATTAAACGCGCTGTTATCCTTATTAAATGAGAGAGTTATATATGACGGTTATAACGTTATAAAAGTTCCTCTACGAACACTAATAAGCGCAAGTAACAGGGTTCCAGATGAGCCAGAATTAGACGCATTGTATGATAGATTGTTGTTAAGGCACTACGCAAGACCAGTAAGTGAAGACCAGTGGAAGGACCTTATAAATTCAGCATGGGACTATGAGTTTTCAGACAAATGGCATATAAGTCAAACAATCATGACCGTATCTCAATTAGACGAGTTATACTCTCTAATACCTCAAGTAGATCTGTCCGCTGTAAAATCGAAACTACTAAAGCTTTACGCAATGTTAGAGGAAAAAGGTATACATTTAACGGATAGAAGGAAGGGGAAAGTTTTGAAGATAGCTGCATCTCACGCTTTACTGAATGGTAGGTTGAAGGCTATAGAAGAGGACTTGATTGTTCTGAAGTATATTGCACCCAAAGAGATTGATGATTTTGAAAAGGTGTCCGCCCTATTATCAGAGGAATTAAAAACACCAATTAAGTACATGAAAGAACTTAATGAAATCTACTCTAACATAAAAGAGGCAACAAAATATGTGGATGCTGCTAATGAGTCTGATCCCAGGTTAGTGGAGTTAATAAGAAGCTTAAGAGCTACGAGGGATAGAGTAATCGCTTTAGGTAAGGAAAGCGGAGATGAGAAAGTGGAGGAATTCTCGAAAGACGTAATAAATGAAATAGATAAGTTATTAGAAAAAGTTGCAAGAAAGCTGGGGATATATCCTTGAGCGAGGATGGTTTTTTAAGAGGAGTCGATTATTTAGATCCCTTAGTTAAATATAGAGGAGAAAGGTTAGGTTACACTCTTAAGAAACTCACCGGTAAAGATCTTCAACTAGAAGACGGATTTTTAGTAGATACTTATTACATTCACTATTTACCTATGCCAATTCCAGTTACGAAAGAGGAAGTAAACAAAGGAAAAGAGGTAATGTATAACTTCATTAACATGATGTTGGATTCTGAGTTGGTTATAAAGAATAGAAACTACTCCATTGCTAACTCAGCAGTTAGTATGGCTCTATCTGTAAGTTACATTCAAAATTTGATTGAGGAGCTAGAGAGAATCAAAAGAACATCCCAATCACAAGAAGAGAGGGAAATGGCAGAACAAATATTAAACGGTCTAATGAAGGGGAGTGGCGGAAAAGAGAGCAATACCAAAAATAATGAAGAGAATCAAAAGATGGAGAGACTAATGAAACAAGTACATGAAAAAGCATTGAGCAAAGCGGTAGAAGATGCTGAGGCAGTAAAGAACATGCAAAGAATAGTAGGAGGAAATGGTGCAGGTACTGGTTCTATACTTAACTTTGAAGGAGAGATTCACGAGGTCTTAAGACTAGCCAGAAACACCGAGATTAAGAAGATATTGGAGTTCCTGAATGGAATGCCAAGGTTAGGTAGCTACACTAAGAAGAGGACTGTAAGATATGCTAGAGGAGAATTGCACGGTTATGAGAAGGGTTCCGATTTAGAAAGGATCGTTTATTCAGAGTTAGCGTTACCTGACGAGTTATTTTATGTGAAATTCGCTGACTCGGACTTACTATTATATCAGAAGAAGATTAAGGAAGCGTTAGGTCCTATATATTTACTTCTGGATAAATCTGGAAGTATGGATGGTGAGAAGATCATTTGGGCAAAAGCCGTTGCCCTATCCTTATATAATAGGGCAAGGAGGGAGAATAGAGATTTTTACATCAGGTTTTTTGATAATATACCATATCCATTGATAAAAGTTATGAAGAACGCTAAGAGCAAGGATGTAATAAAAATGATTGAATATATAGGCAAAATAAGAGGTGGGGGAGGTACTGATATAAGTAGATCCATAATTTCAGCATGTGAGGACATAAAAGAAGGTCATGTTAAGGGTGTTAGCGAGGTGATATTACTAACAGACGGTGAAGATAAGATAGCTGAGACCACAGTTAGAAGGTCATTAAGAGAGGCTAACTCTGTTTTAATAAGCGTTATGATCAGGGGAGATAATGCTGACTTACGTAGGATTGCAGATAAATATCTAGTAGTTTACAAACTTGATCATGATGATTTATTGAGAGTTGTTGAAACTTAAAAAATTAGAGGAGGCCTCAGTATCATTCTCCGTTAATACGGTGTCAACTGAGTATGGCCGTTAATAATATTTTTATAAAGGGATAGGATAAAAATTTATTGATGTTGAACGATCCGAACACTGAGTCAGTGTTGTGATGAAGAACTTTTTGCTGAATTAACGTAATCTCGTAAAAACTTCATATCTTCCTCTAAGCTTTTTTCATTTTCTTCTTTAATCCACATTAATCCTCCTGCAGCGTCTATAAGTTCACCCTTTATTTTTAAGTCCTTAGTTTTTTCTTTCCAATTAAAAACATATTTAGAAACGACGAAGACGTAAATATCGCCCTCATTTCTGAGGTGTATCTTTCCTGAATATAGATCTCCAACTGTATATTCAATTTCTTTTGCAAAAGGTTCTTTACCAGGTCTTTCACTTACTGGGTACCAGTTCCTCTTCACATCTCCGCCAATTTTTGTGATTACATTTGATATATTTTCTTCAACACTCATTATACTATACCCCTTGATGCAAGAACCTCTTGGGCTAGTTTAGATATTCCTAGTTCTTCGGGGCTAAATCCAAATGCTAATCCTAATAACTGGGTTACATATATTGCTGGAACCACCCAATTCACATTGAATTCAGCTTTTATTCTCAGCTGTAAGTTGTCCAGCTGTAAATGACATAGGGAACAAGGATGAATTATTATATCTGCCTGCTCCTCCTTTGCACTCTTAAGTACGCCATAGGCTAACCTTAAACCAACTTTGGGATTGCTACCCATTAGTGGAAAACCACAGCATGACTTTGCTGCTTTAAATGACACTGGTGTTGCTCCTGTCACTCTGATAAGGTCTTCCATACTATGGGGGTTAAATGCAGGCTCGAAACCCATTATTTCTTCTGGTCTGAGCATTTGGCATCCGTAGTAAGCTCCTACTTTAAGACCTGT is from Sulfolobus acidocaldarius DSM 639 and encodes:
- a CDS encoding CoB--CoM heterodisulfide reductase iron-sulfur subunit B family protein, which codes for MAYAYYPGCTAHGLSKDIDIATKKVFETLGLKLDEVKDWNCCGGGFYDEYDEVGHVALNLRNLSIVEKMGYQKMVTPCSVCLQSHRLATHKYKENKDLKKEVDDRIKGTSVSYSGSAQAEHIVWVLVRDVGLQKIKERIKRQLTGLKVGAYYGCQMLRPEEIMGFEPAFNPHSMEDLIRVTGATPVSFKAAKSCCGFPLMGSNPKVGLRLAYGVLKSAKEEQADIIIHPCSLCHLQLDNLQLRIKAEFNVNWVVPAIYVTQLLGLAFGFSPEELGISKLAQEVLASRGIV
- a CDS encoding OB-fold nucleic acid binding domain-containing protein, whose product is MVDKVNSLKPGMENVNITVRVIEASEPRVIQTKNGTRTISEAVVGDETGRIKLTLWGNLAGTIKSGSVIKIANAWTTAYKGKVQLNAGSKSNVSEAEDNNIPEAESIPETTPSAGEYRGGGRGGRRFGGRRGGFRPRRESEGEEDE
- a CDS encoding PqqD family protein, translating into MNFDEVKDLKPQKVGELIDVTKSGEEEGYVIKLSEEKVYELAPIAYYVWELCDGNRTVTEIVDRASNDTNLPSDQVREPILTVLDELKKAALIVM
- a CDS encoding AAA family ATPase, which encodes MLSAPFVGREEEARVLTLALLSKEHVILIGEPGTAKSALARRAADLMSAKFFMYLLTKYTEPAELFGALDVNALKQGIYKRITKDRLPESEIAFLDEIFNANSAILNALLSLLNERVIYDGYNVIKVPLRTLISASNRVPDEPELDALYDRLLLRHYARPVSEDQWKDLINSAWDYEFSDKWHISQTIMTVSQLDELYSLIPQVDLSAVKSKLLKLYAMLEEKGIHLTDRRKGKVLKIAASHALLNGRLKAIEEDLIVLKYIAPKEIDDFEKVSALLSEELKTPIKYMKELNEIYSNIKEATKYVDAANESDPRLVELIRSLRATRDRVIALGKESGDEKVEEFSKDVINEIDKLLEKVARKLGIYP
- a CDS encoding vWA domain-containing protein; this translates as MSEDGFLRGVDYLDPLVKYRGERLGYTLKKLTGKDLQLEDGFLVDTYYIHYLPMPIPVTKEEVNKGKEVMYNFINMMLDSELVIKNRNYSIANSAVSMALSVSYIQNLIEELERIKRTSQSQEEREMAEQILNGLMKGSGGKESNTKNNEENQKMERLMKQVHEKALSKAVEDAEAVKNMQRIVGGNGAGTGSILNFEGEIHEVLRLARNTEIKKILEFLNGMPRLGSYTKKRTVRYARGELHGYEKGSDLERIVYSELALPDELFYVKFADSDLLLYQKKIKEALGPIYLLLDKSGSMDGEKIIWAKAVALSLYNRARRENRDFYIRFFDNIPYPLIKVMKNAKSKDVIKMIEYIGKIRGGGGTDISRSIISACEDIKEGHVKGVSEVILLTDGEDKIAETTVRRSLREANSVLISVMIRGDNADLRRIADKYLVVYKLDHDDLLRVVET